One part of the Lycium ferocissimum isolate CSIRO_LF1 chromosome 8, AGI_CSIRO_Lferr_CH_V1, whole genome shotgun sequence genome encodes these proteins:
- the LOC132067230 gene encoding E3 ubiquitin-protein ligase AIRP2-like, whose product MWQNQSQNCSFRESIKALEADVEHANTLAAALPRDLDGDCVQMKVSYGFLAPFLLFLIEWMDYSCLDTLPSCLGLLHILVYKVYVDRMPTMTPQERKATIREFYAIIYPSLKQLDSNLVELMKENHKVTQLSNTSNGGGGEEKRQSCKSIQEEEECGICMETGSKVVLPNCSHSMCVGCFHDWYIRSQSCPFCRGSLARVNSRDLWVLTSDCDVVDSTVLAQDNLRRFYLYIDKLPLAVPDSTNVMLYDYMI is encoded by the exons ATGTGGCAGAATCAGAGCCAGAATTGTTCTTTTAGAGAATCCATTAAAGCCCTTGAAGCTGATGTTGAACATGCCAATACTTT GGCAGCGGCTCTTCCCCGGGATCTCGATGGGGATTGTGTTCAGATGAAAGTTTCCTATGGTTTTCTTGCCCCCTTCTTGCTATTTCTCATAGAATGGATGGACTATAGTTGTTTAGATACTCTGCCTAGTTGTTTAGGCCTCCTTCACATTCTTGTTTACAAG GTTTATGTTGATCGAATGCCAACAATGACCCCACAAGAAAGGAAAGCCACAATTAGAGAATTCTACG CCATTATATATCCTTCACTAAAGCAGCTTGACAGCAATCTAGTGGAATTAATGAAGGAGAATCATAAAGTAACTCAACTCTCTAACACTTCAAATGGAGGAGGAGGGGAAGAGAAAAGACAGTCATGTAAAAGTATacaggaagaagaagaatgtgGTATATGCATGGAGACTGGCTCCAAGGTGGTTTTGCCTAATTGTAGCCATTCAATGTGTGTTGGCTGTTTCCACGACTG GTACATCCGGTCTCAATCGTGCCCTTTTTGTCGAGGTAGTCTAGCGAGAGTAAACTCCAGAGACTTGTGGGTTCTAACTAGTGACTGTGATGTGGTTGATAGCACTGTACTTGCGCAGGACAACCTAAGGCGCTTCTACCTTTATATTGATAAGTTGCCACTTGCCGTCCCTGACAGTACCAATGTAATGCTTTACGATTATATGATATAG